GTCGGGACAGCTTGCGGTTTATGTATAGGACGGGATGTTCCTCCACCCGTTCCCTTGGGACAGAACAGCCCCCAAGCTGGTGCTGGGGCATCGGTGTGGACAGTGAATGGCTGCTGGAAATCTGTGGCTCTCATCACCAGCTCCAAGCACAGCGTGTCTTTGAGGTGGAGGAACGCCCCCTCCACTTCTGATGTCCATACCACCCTCACCGGGTTCCTCTTCTTAGTCATGTTGGTCAGTGGGGTGGCGATGGTGCACTGAGGTTTGATCAGACTGCTTCCGATGGTGTAGCCAAGGCATTCAGCCTCGTTCAGTCCCATGTGGCACTTCTTTGGGTTGGCTGTCAGGCTGGCCACCTCCAAGCTGGCCAGCACAGAGTGCAGCTTGCGGAGGTGGTCCTCCCAGTCCTGACTGTGTATTACCACGTCGTCAATGGTAATACACAGGATGTAACCGCGTGCCCATAAGCCTCTGGAAGGTGGCAGTCGCTCCGTGCAAGCCGAAGGGGAGGCGAACGTACTGAAATAGTCCATCCGGGATGGCAAAGAAGGTTTTGTGGCGGTCTTTGGGGGCCAGAGGCACCTGCCAGTACCCCTTTATGAGGTCAAGGGTCGACATACAGCTGGCTTCCCAAGCCGCTTGATCAGCTCATTGACCTTCAGGATGGGGTAGGCGTCAAACCTGGAGATGGCGTTGAGGGCTCTGAAATCATTGCAGAAGCGAATAGACCCATCGGGTTTTGGCACCAGCTCGATATGGCTGGATGATTTTCTGGTGGACGGCTCGATGACAGTCATCTTCAAcatttccctcctctctttccgtACCATCTCCCGGCGTGACGTTGGTACCCTGTAGGGTTAGAGATGGACCTTCCTTGGCTCAGTGGCTATGCGACAGCAGAGCAAGTTGGTTAACCAAGACCCGTTGTTTATGGTGGACAACCTTTTCAAGATCTCGCGTCTGCTGAGCCGTAAGAGTGCTGCCAAAAGGCACCTTTTCTGGAGGACATTCCTCTCCGTCTGACTTAAGTCCCATAAGCACCTGTGCCTCTCATCCACATAGGCTTTCAACAGGTTGATGTGGTATATCTGCGCCGTTTTCTGGGCTGACTCACCCTGTAGTTGACCGGGGACACTTGCTCTATCACCACATATGGGCCCCGCCACTGAGCCAGGAGCCTGTGTTCCGGGGTGGGGATGAGGAGGAGTTTCTTATCTCCTGGGCAGAACTGTTGTAGCTGGGCCATTCTATTGTACGCCGGGGCTTGAGTTTCCTCTGTTTTGGCCATGTGTTCCCTCACCACCAACCATTTCGCTGCCATTCGGTCCTTCACGAAGGTGACGTGTTCGATGAGGAAATGGTACAGGCAGGGTTGATTCTCCCAGGCCTCCTTGGATAAGTCAAGGATGCCGCAACAGGGCCTCCCATAGAGCAGCTTGAAAGGCGAGAAGCCTGTGGAAGCCTGGGGAACTCCTGGAGCGTGAAAATGAGGTGGGGCAACAACATATCCCAATTCTTCCTGTCCCTCAGGGCCGCCCATAGAGCAGCTCAAAAGCCAAGAAGCCCGTGGATGCCTGGGAGACCACCGGGAGCACAAACATGAGGTGGGGCAGCAACATATCCCATGTCTTCCTGTCCATGTTCACCACCTGGCATAGCACACTTATTATGGGTTTATTCAGCCGTTCACAAAGCCTGTCCTTCTCAGGGTGGTACACACCGGTCCTTATTTGTTTGACACAGATCCTTCATCAGTCTGGATATGAATGGCGTGCCCTGATTGGTCAGAATGGTGGCCGGGAGGCTCACTCGGGAGAACATTAGATACAGTTCCTTTGCTATGGCTTTCGTTACCATCAACCTCAGGGGAATAGCTTCTGGTAACTTCGTTGCATAGTCCACCACCACCAAGATATACTCATGTCCGCAAGCAGAACGCGGAAGGGGTCGCCCCAGGTTTATGGCTATGTGCTCAAACAGGGTCTTAATAATtgggagagggataagagggtTATGGTATGTTCGCTTGGCATTAGTGCGTTGGCAAATGTCACACGGTTTGCAATACTTACCGACATCTTAGGTAATCCTCGGCCAATAGAAACGCCCCAGCAACCGTTTGGTGGTTTTCTCCCTGAGGTGCCCCCTCTACGTTCCTGTTCCTACCCCTCTACATTTGGCCGACCAGTACAAGAGACCCCGCTTGATGGCGTAATAAGGAGTGGTTACCTCACCTTCCGAGCCAATACTCCTCCCATCTATCCACTTCAATTACCGCATCACCATGTGAAGGTCTGTGTCACGGTGGTGGCCCATTAGCTCTTCCGACAGGGTGAAGTTCTGCTTTTGGGGCGAGGGCGGGGGGCTCTCCTGGTTGGATGACTCGTGCCAAACCCCCTCTAGGTGCTCTCCCTCTGACTCCTGAAACACCTGGCGTAACTGTTCCCTCTGGAGTTCGTTGACTTGACCTCGGACGGTGGTCTGGTTAGAACCGGCTACTGCAGAGTTGCTCTCGATCCCCTCCATGTGTCTTCCTCCGCGGTCTCTTGGAACAAGTGCCTCAGACAGTCATCGGGGagtctccttcctccccctggtCTGCCGAGGAATTCCGGTTGCCCTGCCACGCCTCCTTAGCTTAATATCATCCCTTCCGCTGCGGTGTGCGCCATCAAGGGCATCTCTGGGTGAGCTATGAGTGAGCCAGTGCTTGGCGATTAAAgttgtgtctgtctgcgtgaTCTATCGGGGCCACTCCCTCGACCTGCCTTCCTCCACAGAAGCTTGAACAGGGGGAAGTCCCTCCCCAGTAGCACCAGTACCGTCATACGATCAGGGTAGTCTTCCCGGCAGGGGTAATGGAAGCTGACTCAGGCTgtgggttagcatttggtgtcCCCGTGGATGCAGGCTATGGCAGTTTCCGCCTCGAGACGGGGCGTGTTGGCCAGGACCTCCCGTACCAGAGACACCATGCTTCCCGAATCCAGGAAGGCCTCCCAGTCCTCCCTCTTACGCACACTGGCACACACCGAGTCGGGGCCAGCTCCACATGCCAACATACCTGTGGTGCGGGACATTCCACCTGGTCATGGGGGGTGGCTGATGATTCAGTGGGCATAGGGATGTCTACACTGGGGCAGTGTCTAGCCATATGACCATATGTGGTTCACTTGAAACACTGTACTGGGCCCTGAGGCATGACCTGACCAAAACTCTTGACTATGGGGCTCGGTGCTGGCCTGGCCTTGTCGACTATCCTGCTAACCTCTGGGCCCGGTCTCTAGGGTTCAGCTGATAGCGGGACTGAATCTCCGCCTTCAGACATGAATAATCCACGGCAGCCCCTTCCTCACAATGTCATAGTACGCCTGGGGCGTTGCCTGTGAGCAGGGGAGCCAGGCGGCCCGCCCATTCGTCCTGAGGCCATCTCTATCTCTGCGCCATTTGTTCGAAGGCCAGAAGGTAGGCCTCCACATCGTCGTCCTCCGTCAGACATGGAATCAGCACGTTGACATTGGGCATCCTACAGTCCCTGGGAGACGGGCGGTCTACTATTTCGGCTGGAGAAGGTCTAAGGTGTCCTGTTGGGCGAAAGTGCAGGCCGTTAGCTGATGCAGCAATTCTTCGCTCATGCCTATCAGCGGGTGTAGTGGGCTTCcgataataaatacaaaaattatAAACCACAGCCACCGGGAAAGGGGAAAGGTTGTGGTCTTGCCTCAAAGTATCTGCATTCTCCACCAGTTGTGAATGGCTCAGCTTGTCCAAAGCACCCTAACACAGGCGGGAGGCATGAAAtgaacagaccagaggcagtGGTTGTGACTCCTTTTCTTTTGTAACGTTTACTCAACGGGTCTTCTTTTTCTGGCCAAAATAACTCAGGGAACGTCCAACGCTGAAACACCAGAGTaacaaaacaaataaacataAACTAAGCCGTTGACCAAAAGGCTGTGGCCAAAAAGGGaaagcaaaacaacaaacagcTAATCCTGTCTTAGACTATCGTCTACACATAATAGGAGGCACGCTTCTCTCTACCTAAAGCCTGCCTAGGTTAACAGAGAGACAAGGTGCCCAGTCACAGAAGCTTTCTCTGAGGTAGGAAAAAACGATGTCCTCACAGGTCCCTGTCTCTACTCCCAATCCTCCCCCAGCTTCTCTCCTGGCACACCTATTTAGAGGAAGACACACAGCAATTAGTGGGCCCAGCTGTGTACTAATTGGCTTTACACTGATTACCAATCCTCTGAGGAGGGTGCTGTTGTGTCGTCTTCCTCCGGCTGGTCACTGAACTCTCACAATACATTGTACACAGCACTATTTACTGAACAACTTAATATCAAACACAAATTGTGAAGATTTACTATCATTTTAATGGTGATAATAAAATGATGAAAATGTTTCCATGtgacaaaaatattttttaacctaAAAGACAATAGACTGTACAAGATTGTCAATACAAAGATTACCATATATCTGAACGGCACATATAAATATTTTTTACACTTACGTATTTGCTATATAGCTTACACTGTAACTATAAGACAAAATGTAATCCACTGACGAGTTGGTCTTTTTTTGGGATACAAAAATGACATAATGCTCAATTGTAGGAGAAAAAATATCTTGCTTatgaaaataaattaaatacactGTCTTAGTCTAGACAATTATTTAGGATTGACATGTTTAAGTCAATTCGACATGGGACATGGGATATTCCACGGTCCTAGATTCCTCAAAAGAAAGCTGAGGGCAATAGCTTAActttaacactatcaacatacttGGAATAAGTGCATGGATTAATAATCTGGCAGTCCATTAGCTTTGACACATAAATACTGGGATAAAACAAATGAACAATTCGGCTGAGGACACTTTTCACAGACAATGGCAGCAATCTTGACATACTGTTATTTGGTTTTTGGCAAGCTTTCCGTCTCCCTTCCCAAAGCTTAAAAAGGGTGCCATTACATGAGCAGTCAAATACATATTACACACTTTCATATAGTGGTCAGAGTTAtgcacacattatacacacacatccaaAGGACAAGAGACAAAAAGAAAGATTGTCACCTGAGAATTAAAAAGGGTttgttaccacagccacaaagtcaccTTGTCTATAGTAAAAAATCATTTAAACCAACATTGGCTTTTGgccttaatttaaggttaggtataaggttaacagtgtgttTATGGTTAAATTTAGGATTAGGTTTATTATCACATTTTAATTTGAGAAATTGTAAGAATAGGTGGCctgtatgactttgtggctgtggaaagTAGGGACGAGCATTCAAGAATTGAATGACTCTTCTGTGATTGGGTGCCCAGGAGGTCCGGGTCAGACCAATTTAATTCACTCTCCATAATCCCATAGTGCCAGTCCATAGCcaaatgtttagctagctagctaaagtcaGCATATTCGCAAACTAGCACAACATAGCTAGCTAAGGACACTACACTAACTCGACAGCTAACACAGGCAGCTGTTTCATGTAAATGAATCCATTATGATTTAATTATAATGTCAATACTAGCTACAGTGGTTAGTAAATTGGAAGAAGTATTCAGTGTTGTGTGCAATGCGTCTGTGCTAGAGGTCTTCAAGGATCCACCTGTACCTGAATACCCAAGACCCGAGCGGGTCCGGATCCAGAATTCTAAATAATGTCACGGGTCTGGTTCAAATCTGAATGTCAAAGGCCGCCGGTTTGTGTaattttaactgacttgtccgGAAGAGCCTGTACATATCTGAATGcgactctgtagagagagagagaaaatgttgataatttatcctatatttatatatttttcacGAGTGGAGCGTGGCGCATGTAGCTTGTTGTTGTTGGCCAATCAAAGCGGCAATAGGCTATTCAGTCCTAGAACCAAAAGTGTGTGGCACATTTAGGAGATATCTAATGGAAGATGGAATAAAAATGACGGAATTAAAAGTTAAGGAAGGATAGGCTACAACAACCAAGAGCCAACGGGAAGGCTGCTACTTAATATTCCGAATGGAGTTGTTGTTATTTGTaagcctcaattagcctagctgGGTAAAGTTAGCTAGCTTTTCCCGGCTTGATGCAGTCAAGACAAGTATCATATTTGATGATAAATAATCTAGCTATGGAAGCAATTAGTCTACTATCTCGTGAGTTGGCTTGGTTGGTTGCTGTCTCCCTCCATGCTCCACCACCTGCTAGAgcggcacctctctctccccccacgcTTGATTAGCTCCGGTTAATAAAGTAGTTTAAAAAATGACTTTTTTGCTGCTTCCCTTACTCGGATCTAACCAGGTTTGGCTCCGACCAGGTCTGTTCGGAACGGGTCTCGATCTCGTTGCGTCTGTTCGGGTctccaaataaaaatgtatttatatcgGGTCAGGGTGCGAAAGCCccaggtccatttcagaacattttggacccgtgaagacctctagtctgtgcacttagctagctaccaGTCCATAGCCTATATGAAGTGTGACTGACTCATGACCGTGGATGTACAGAGAAAATCCCCTCTTTTTTTCCTTTATGTTGTCACTCGTTGGGTTCCCCACGTGGGGGTTCatgctctctgattggctcaaagtcaaGTCTTTGGCCACTGAACAGTATTGCAATTCTACAAGTAGAAACAACGCTACCGGGTCGGCAGTGTGTTTCACGCTTTAGGGACCTTTACCTCCAGTAAAGAAACCTTCTTTAAAGGATTTCATACCATTTCCTACTACAGATAAATAATTTTCCattcacatacacatacaatagaCAAATATATATTGTAATGCCTTGCAGGTCCTTTTCCTTGACGATAACCATTTTGAGAAACAGAATACATTCAACCTTTGTTTACTCAATCACACTTTGTCTCTTCTGGTTGACCTGCTTCTGAGGTACTCAGGATGGCACATGAGGATTCTGATTCAACCCATTACCAAACCATAAAATCTGCAAACACTTTATATCGCACCTTACTCCTTTTGTTACTCACTGAGGTTGTGCATCTGACAAAAATCCAGAGCTAATGTACATGATCCTCTTAGCCCCTTCCAAAGTCACTGCACATGAAAGCAGGCcggagaggagatggggtgttGCAGGAAATGCTGCCATTTTCATACAGAGTAAAGACTCTCAAATGAGACATAGCTAAATGTATACATTCAATTATTTCAGCCACTGTGAGTTTGCTCATATTGTTCTAGACTAGAGAAACAAAGGTTTCTATTTCTCTGCAGAGTGGAGTTTAATGTGAAATGTCTGTATGAAATGTTACTCCATTTGGACTCACATTATTACATGTGGGATTCCTGAACGGCATTGCCATGTCCCTTGTTCTGTACCTCATGGAGGGTTCTATCCTGACTGGATCCATGTTCCCCTAGGCTTTGTTCAGTAAAGAACAGTATGTAGCAGTCAGGGGGTTTGTGTGAAGCACCCGGGCTCAGACTGTTTGTCTGGGTCTGTAGGATCAAGGCAGGACTGGGCACGTGGAGGAGGCGAAGGTGTAGGTGGTGGGAGCCGACCCAACACTGCATTAGTTAGTGCTTTTGTACATATGAGCATCCCTGTCGAGACAGTGGCAACTAACACTGGTAGTGAATGTGCTGGTGTTGGTGCACTTTGCCATCCacgtgtgagtgggtgtgtgtgtgaatgtccgTGTAGATCTTTGGGTAGACTTTGGGGACCTCCAGGCCATTGCCTCCCTGGGCCAGAaggagctgctgctgctgggtAATGTACTCCTCGTAGGTGAGAGAGCCCAGGCAGTCTTTGTCCCCGCTAGATGGTGGGCAGGCTGACACCCGGGGGGGCGGGCGCTGTGAGGCGTGGGTGGTAACTACCCTTCCAGAGGAGCAATGGTGTTTGGACTGGcagaaccacagcagaacagtacCCAGGATGAACACCACGCCGGCTGGGATGCCAATGATCACAGGCCAGGGCAGGCTAGGAGAGATGGCTGTGGGGACAGGGATGTGGTGAGGCTTTGGatctggaggggagagaagatgagatTTGAGGAGTTATGAGAAGCTTGGTCAAATGTCACTATTAAAACTTGATGGAGAATACATACAGTAGAAAATAAAACcattacaacaaaaaaacacttcAGTTATGCATGAGGCCATGTTTTGTTTGGTTGTGGATGTAAAAGGATATGACATGGTTGTAACAGAGTAATAATCTAACAGGGTAATGGTGTAGCAGGGTCTTATGGTTAAACTGGGTGTACCCAGAGTAATAACGTAACAGGGTAAGAGTGTAGCTATGGTAAAACAGGGTGTAACAGTGTAAGAATGTAACAAGGTAAGTGTGTagcagggtgttatggttaaacaggatGTAACAGACTAAGAATGTAACAGAGTAAGGGTGTAGTAGGGTGCTATATGGTTGTAACAGAGTGTTATGATTAAACAGGGTGTAACAAGGTACGGGTGTAGCAGGGTGTTCCACTCACCTGGCAGCACAGTGAGGAAGGCACTGCGGAAGCTGTAGCCCATGGTGTTGGCGCCCAGGCAGATGTACATGCCAGCATCCTCATCCTTGGCGCGGGTGATGAGCAGCTTGTTGAGGTAGGAGCCATCTGGCCTGGACCATACATCTCCCGTGGGCAGCACCACGAAGCGATGGTCGCCCACCTCGATGGTGGAGTTGTACTTGTTCTCGTTCCCCGGCTCCAACCGCTTCAGCCACTGAATCACCGGCTTGACGTCACTGCGCACCTTGCACTGGAACGAGGTTGTGCCACCATAGTCTACTGTGGTGTTCACCGGATGAGTGCCGGTCAGGATGGGCTTGGAGTTTGTCCGCTCTATGatggaaagacaaaggagatagtTTTCATATTAACAGCAAAGTTATTGCCATGTTCAGcgctttcctttcctctctttctccgtgCTGCGGCTAGAATAGGATGAGGTTGATGGAGAAAATGCCACATTTGACACGAGAAAGCACAAGCTGCATTCACTTCATCCTCACCGCTTCTGTGTTTGGTAGAAACATGTGTTTTTGAAGTCAGCACAGAGCTGGGATACAATGAGGAGCAGATGTCGATAGAGAGACTCGCCACGCCAAGCCAGCCCAGCTCTAACCCAACCTCACAGCTCAACACTCAAATCAACCTAAACACAAACCCAAACCCCATCCTCAATACTCAACTATAAACCAATTTGGCCAGTGAACACTAGTTCATGCCCAACCTCCAAACTCAACTGCATCAATACTCTACTTCAACCCTAGCTCAATGCTAATCCAACCTTACCATTCAACATTGACCCAAGTCTATGAATCAACCAACAACGAATAAATCTATACTGAAAGTAAGTGACCAAACTTACGGATGACTTCCACTTTGTATGTGGCGTTGATCTCTCCAGCCCGGTTGGAAACGTGGCAGGTATACTTCCCACTGTTCTCAGGGGTCAGGTTCTTCAGACTCAGAGTCCACTTCTTCTTACGGCCCTCACCCACCTCCCCAGGGGTCAACGGCTTGCTGTCCTTCACCCACACGATATCTGGACGAGGGTTCCCGCTAGCCATGCACTTCAGCCGTACTGAGCTGCCCACTGGCCTGGCTATCACGCGCTTCCTCATCTTGGCTGGCTGTGTGAAGCGTGGTCGGACTGCGATCAAAGAAAGGGTTGTTTGCAATAAAGTGCGTTTACAATCAAAGAAATGGTGTTGTTGGGGAGAACATCACAGGAATGTTTTTACAAGTTTTATAATGGTATGCACATCAGACAGCTATTAAATACTGTAATGAATCACGCTGCATGACTTAGAAAATAATTAAAGTCTGTTTATTTGACAACTTTTCTAACACCCAACAGTATTTCTGGTGTGGTAGCACTACTCAGCATAATGTAACCTGCCAAGGGGCACCTTCACAAAGTAATTTTCACTCAGCAGTTCAATGCTTGTTGTATATAAACTGTGCTGAGATTGAGTCAATAGGagaaaatatatacagtagtggACTCCAGTTTGATAAGACTGGTCTGGCCTTCTAGAGAGATGAGAGCAGAGAGTGCCACAGCTCAGTGGGAGCACTTCACCACCACACTTCACAGTGCAAAAATACTCATGGCAGCCCAGGGTAGAACATGGCCACATTCTGCAGCCACTGAGTCCAAGGGGCAGccaacggagagagagagagggggggtggaatGTTTCCCCAATCACAATTCACTTAAATAGCCTGCTCTCTGGCCTGTCAGAAGCAATTACCAAAGCAAACAGTACCCTGCTGTTGAGGTGAGTGgggggttatgtgtgtgtgtgtgtcagagaagCACACACAGGGCAGAGTGGGTCCAGGTGTGTCCAGATGCAAAACTAGACCTACACCCCTTAACTAGAGTACGGGCCACTACATACCCAGCAGTAAGAG
This window of the Oncorhynchus keta strain PuntledgeMale-10-30-2019 chromosome 4, Oket_V2, whole genome shotgun sequence genome carries:
- the LOC118375005 gene encoding fibroblast growth factor receptor-like 1 isoform X1 — protein: MINLSLVGNRFKTNHCCWTFQISSVEAFHPERMGLLCICLLICEIILLSDCARGPPRVAEKIAHRQTVRIGRTMKLQCPVEGDPPPLIMWTKDGRNIHSGWMRFRVLQQALRIKDVEGEDSGTFICKATNGFGSVNINYTLIVIDDTSTGRDGAGTAGDAEYSTDQLGKFVRPRFTQPAKMRKRVIARPVGSSVRLKCMASGNPRPDIVWVKDSKPLTPGEVGEGRKKKWTLSLKNLTPENSGKYTCHVSNRAGEINATYKVEVIQRTNSKPILTGTHPVNTTVDYGGTTSFQCKVRSDVKPVIQWLKRLEPGNENKYNSTIEVGDHRFVVLPTGDVWSRPDGSYLNKLLITRAKDEDAGMYICLGANTMGYSFRSAFLTVLPDPKPHHIPVPTAISPSLPWPVIIGIPAGVVFILGTVLLWFCQSKHHCSSGRVVTTHASQRPPPRVSACPPSSGDKDCLGSLTYEEYITQQQQLLLAQGGNGLEVPKVYPKIYTDIHTHTHSHVDGKVHQHQHIHYQC
- the LOC118375005 gene encoding fibroblast growth factor receptor-like 1 isoform X2: MGLLCICLLICEIILLSDCARGPPRVAEKIAHRQTVRIGRTMKLQCPVEGDPPPLIMWTKDGRNIHSGWMRFRVLQQALRIKDVEGEDSGTFICKATNGFGSVNINYTLIVIDDTSTGRDGAGTAGDAEYSTDQLGKFVRPRFTQPAKMRKRVIARPVGSSVRLKCMASGNPRPDIVWVKDSKPLTPGEVGEGRKKKWTLSLKNLTPENSGKYTCHVSNRAGEINATYKVEVIQRTNSKPILTGTHPVNTTVDYGGTTSFQCKVRSDVKPVIQWLKRLEPGNENKYNSTIEVGDHRFVVLPTGDVWSRPDGSYLNKLLITRAKDEDAGMYICLGANTMGYSFRSAFLTVLPDPKPHHIPVPTAISPSLPWPVIIGIPAGVVFILGTVLLWFCQSKHHCSSGRVVTTHASQRPPPRVSACPPSSGDKDCLGSLTYEEYITQQQQLLLAQGGNGLEVPKVYPKIYTDIHTHTHSHVDGKVHQHQHIHYQC